One genomic window of Methyloceanibacter sp. wino2 includes the following:
- the sseA gene encoding 3-mercaptopyruvate sulfurtransferase encodes MTPKTWLIETDELERELEAPDIVVIDATWYLPGEAKNAREDYLAEHIPGAVFFDIDEIADDKAKTGHMLPPPEKFSSRMRKMGIGDGQRIVVYDRQGTFSAPRAWWMFRVMGAQDVSVLNGGLMKWKAEGRPLMMGEPTPRTPRHFTARRNLDLVRDVDDVKKAVEDKSSDIVDARSAERFAGTAPEPRLGLRAGHMPGAVNLPYKQVLNDDGTFKSAAELQEVFASAGLDHHKPVVTTCGSGITACVLALALGEAGYLRTSVYDGSWAEWGADDRLPIETG; translated from the coding sequence ATGACGCCGAAGACATGGCTGATTGAGACCGACGAGCTTGAGCGGGAATTGGAGGCGCCGGATATCGTCGTCATCGACGCGACCTGGTACCTGCCCGGGGAGGCCAAGAACGCGCGCGAGGACTACCTCGCCGAGCATATTCCCGGCGCGGTGTTTTTCGACATCGACGAGATTGCGGACGACAAGGCGAAGACGGGGCACATGCTGCCGCCGCCCGAGAAGTTTTCATCGCGGATGCGCAAGATGGGCATTGGCGACGGTCAGCGCATCGTCGTTTACGACCGCCAAGGCACATTCAGCGCGCCGCGCGCTTGGTGGATGTTCCGGGTCATGGGCGCTCAGGACGTCAGTGTGCTGAATGGCGGCCTCATGAAGTGGAAGGCCGAGGGCCGGCCGCTCATGATGGGCGAGCCGACGCCGCGGACGCCCCGCCATTTCACCGCCCGCCGCAATCTAGATTTGGTGCGCGACGTCGACGACGTGAAGAAGGCGGTCGAAGACAAGTCGTCCGACATCGTGGACGCCCGTTCAGCGGAACGCTTCGCCGGCACCGCTCCGGAGCCGCGCCTTGGTCTGCGGGCCGGCCACATGCCGGGCGCGGTCAATCTGCCCTACAAGCAGGTGCTGAACGACGATGGAACCTTCAAGTCCGCGGCCGAATTGCAGGAGGTCTTTGCCTCCGCGGGTCTCGACCACCACAAGCCTGTAGTGACGACGTGCGGATCTGGAATCACGGCGTGCGTCCTGGCCTTGGCGCTCGGTGAAGCCGGGTATTTGCGGACGTCGGTCTATGACGGCTCCTGGGCCGAATGGGGCGCCGACGACCGCCTGCCGATCGAGACGGGCTAA
- a CDS encoding sodium:calcium antiporter — translation MRELVPPGYPSNNENNRLILALAQLPIPFTFAVFIAAAIGVWLAGTRLAIYADAIAARKRIGQAFMGLIFVAAATSLPELVTTLYGAYAGEAQLVLGNMFGGITMQTAILAVVDLLFVSYALTSYPSGPTSALEATLLIALLAMLLGLHSVGELALPFGVGLGTVLLGLAYVGIVMMLRHYDGVQSWIPVESIDAALPHIAQEQNGADGFEGKGTGGLIVGFALMGAAILMCGLALIATSAAIAEQTGLGSSFIGMTLLATATSLPEVSTTISAVRIGAYSMAISNIFGSNLLMVVMVLPADLVYRGAPILGAIDKGTAFAIISGILVTSIYLAGLIIRSRRTFLRMGIDSALVLLVYAITLAVFYHFS, via the coding sequence GTGCGTGAGCTGGTCCCGCCCGGATATCCAAGCAACAACGAGAACAACCGCTTGATCCTCGCCCTCGCGCAGCTGCCGATACCCTTCACGTTCGCGGTCTTCATTGCCGCGGCGATCGGCGTCTGGCTCGCGGGCACGCGCCTGGCCATCTATGCCGACGCCATCGCCGCCCGCAAACGGATCGGCCAGGCGTTCATGGGCCTCATCTTCGTCGCGGCCGCCACGTCGCTCCCCGAATTGGTGACGACGCTGTACGGCGCCTACGCCGGCGAGGCTCAACTCGTTCTCGGCAATATGTTCGGCGGCATCACCATGCAGACGGCGATCCTTGCCGTGGTTGATCTGCTGTTCGTCTCCTATGCCCTGACGTCTTATCCGAGCGGCCCGACATCGGCTCTCGAGGCGACGCTCCTGATCGCGCTTCTGGCGATGCTCCTCGGGCTGCACTCGGTCGGAGAACTGGCGCTGCCGTTCGGCGTCGGCCTTGGGACGGTTCTGCTCGGGCTCGCCTATGTGGGGATCGTGATGATGCTGCGCCACTACGACGGCGTTCAATCCTGGATCCCCGTCGAGAGCATCGACGCCGCGCTGCCGCACATCGCCCAGGAACAGAACGGTGCAGACGGCTTCGAAGGGAAGGGCACCGGCGGACTGATCGTCGGGTTCGCGCTGATGGGCGCGGCGATCCTCATGTGCGGTCTCGCACTCATCGCCACCTCCGCCGCCATTGCCGAGCAGACCGGGCTTGGTTCCAGCTTCATCGGCATGACGCTGCTCGCGACGGCGACGTCGCTCCCCGAGGTGAGCACCACGATTTCGGCCGTGCGGATCGGCGCCTACAGCATGGCGATCTCGAACATCTTCGGCAGCAATCTGCTGATGGTGGTGATGGTGCTGCCGGCCGATCTCGTCTATCGCGGCGCGCCGATTCTCGGCGCCATCGACAAGGGAACGGCCTTCGCGATTATCTCGGGCATTCTCGTCACGTCGATCTACCTTGCGGGCCTGATCATCCGATCACGCCGCACTTTCCTGAGGATGGGGATCGACTCGGCCCTGGTGCTGTTGGTCTACGCGATCACCTTGGCTGTATTCTATCACTTCAGCTAG
- a CDS encoding SDR family NAD(P)-dependent oxidoreductase, translating to MDLNLEGKRALVTGSTAGIGYAIAKGLAQEGATVIVNGRNEDRVREAAEAITKETGGSAIGIAADLGTASGAAKLLSEAGDVDILVNNVGIFEPVPFAEISDEAWQEIFDVNVMSGVRLSRALVPGMVERQWGRIIFISSESGIQIPAEMVHYGLSKTAQLALSRGIAESVAGTGVTSNAVLPGPTRSEGVVEFVEKLAEDQQVDKETFERDFVKTMRPSSLIGRFAESEEVANLVVFLCGEGASAVTGASLRVDGGVVRSIV from the coding sequence ATGGATTTGAATCTCGAGGGCAAGCGCGCGCTCGTGACGGGGTCGACCGCGGGCATCGGCTATGCCATCGCCAAGGGCCTTGCGCAGGAAGGCGCCACGGTGATCGTCAACGGACGCAACGAGGACCGCGTGCGTGAGGCTGCCGAGGCCATTACGAAAGAGACTGGCGGGTCTGCTATCGGCATCGCCGCTGATCTCGGGACCGCGTCCGGCGCGGCCAAGCTCCTCAGCGAGGCCGGCGATGTCGACATCCTCGTCAACAATGTCGGCATCTTCGAGCCGGTTCCCTTCGCGGAGATTTCCGACGAGGCCTGGCAGGAAATCTTCGACGTCAATGTCATGAGCGGCGTCCGACTCAGCCGCGCGCTCGTGCCCGGCATGGTCGAGCGGCAATGGGGCCGGATCATCTTCATCTCCAGCGAGTCCGGCATTCAGATCCCCGCGGAGATGGTGCATTACGGCCTCTCCAAAACGGCGCAGCTTGCGCTCTCGCGCGGCATTGCCGAAAGCGTCGCCGGCACCGGCGTCACATCGAATGCCGTGCTTCCCGGCCCGACGCGCTCCGAGGGCGTGGTGGAGTTCGTCGAGAAGCTGGCCGAGGATCAGCAGGTCGACAAGGAGACGTTCGAACGCGACTTCGTGAAGACTATGCGTCCCTCGTCGCTGATCGGGCGCTTCGCTGAATCCGAAGAGGTCGCCAATCTCGTGGTGTTTCTCTGCGGCGAAGGGGCGTCCGCGGTGACCGGCGCCTCCCTCAGGGTCGACGGCGGCGTCGTGCGGAGCATCGTCTAG
- the metC gene encoding cystathionine beta-lyase, whose product MSKTKKPGKHATRLSHAGRDPARFHGFVNTPIYRGSTVLYPTLDTLLADDQEYSYGRLGTPTVRALQEALAELEGGHATLLTPSGLSAIATAIQSFVSSGDHILVSDSVYRPTRRFCDTVLKRLGVTTTYYDPVIGGGITELLTERTKLVFAESPGSQTFEVQDIPAIAAAAHDAGAEVILDNTWATPLFFRPFDHGVDVVVHAATKYIVGHADAMLGVITTSESATAPVAKTHDILGLCPGPEDVYLGLRGLRTMQVRLQRHQESALALADWLAQRPEVAQVIHPARPDHPGHALWKRDFLGSSGLFAIVLHPASHEALAAMLDELELFGMGYSWGGYESLILPFDPTTYRTATKWQVEGPALRLHVGLEDIEDLKADLEAGFARLASA is encoded by the coding sequence ATGAGCAAGACGAAAAAGCCCGGCAAGCATGCAACGCGGTTGTCGCATGCGGGTCGCGATCCGGCTCGGTTCCACGGATTCGTCAACACGCCGATCTATCGCGGCTCGACGGTTCTGTATCCCACGCTCGATACGCTCCTCGCCGATGATCAGGAATACAGCTACGGCCGGCTGGGCACACCCACCGTGCGTGCGCTGCAAGAGGCCCTTGCTGAACTGGAGGGCGGGCACGCGACGCTCCTGACACCGTCAGGGCTGTCGGCGATCGCGACGGCGATTCAGAGTTTCGTGTCGAGCGGCGACCATATCCTGGTGTCCGATAGCGTCTACCGGCCGACGCGCCGCTTCTGCGATACGGTTCTGAAGCGGCTCGGCGTCACCACGACGTACTACGATCCAGTGATTGGCGGCGGCATCACGGAGCTCCTGACCGAGCGAACGAAACTCGTGTTCGCCGAGTCGCCCGGATCGCAGACCTTCGAAGTGCAGGACATCCCGGCCATTGCCGCGGCGGCTCATGATGCCGGCGCCGAGGTGATCCTGGACAACACCTGGGCGACGCCGCTCTTCTTCCGGCCCTTCGATCACGGTGTCGACGTGGTGGTTCACGCCGCCACGAAGTACATCGTTGGCCACGCCGATGCGATGCTCGGCGTGATCACGACGAGCGAGTCCGCGACCGCACCTGTAGCCAAGACACACGACATACTGGGTCTGTGTCCGGGGCCCGAGGATGTGTATCTGGGCTTGCGCGGTTTGCGGACCATGCAGGTGCGTCTCCAGCGGCATCAGGAGTCGGCTCTTGCGCTGGCCGATTGGCTCGCGCAACGCCCCGAGGTCGCGCAGGTGATCCACCCTGCCCGGCCCGACCACCCCGGTCACGCGCTGTGGAAACGGGATTTCCTCGGGTCGTCCGGTCTCTTCGCCATCGTGCTGCATCCGGCGTCGCACGAAGCCCTGGCTGCGATGCTCGACGAGCTTGAGCTCTTTGGCATGGGCTATTCCTGGGGCGGCTATGAAAGCCTCATCCTCCCCTTCGACCCCACCACCTATCGGACTGCGACCAAGTGGCAGGTGGAAGGCCCGGCTTTGCGTCTCCATGTGGGTCTTGAGGACATCGAGGATCTCAAGGCGGATCTCGAAGCAGGCTTCGCCCGGCTCGCTTCCGCCTGA
- a CDS encoding cysteine synthase A, producing the protein MTYRNGILEAIGNTPLIKLNRASEETGCTILGKAEFMNPGQSVKDRAALFIVRDALDSGKLKPGGTVVEGTAGNTGIGLTLVGNALGLRTVIVIPETQSDEKKDMLRLAGAQLIEVPAVPYRNDNNYVKYSGRLAEALAKTEPNGAIWANQFDNVANRQGHIETTAQEIWRDTDSKVDGFICAVGTGGTLAGVSMGLKAHNPDITIGIADPMGAALYNYYKHGELKAEGSSITEGIGQGRITANLEGATVDKAFQIPDAEALDVVFGLLSEEGLCLGGSSGINVAGAIRLAKELGPGHTIVTVLCDYGTRYQSRLFNPDFLREKGLPVPSWLAEPGPSAPSVFV; encoded by the coding sequence GTGACCTACCGCAACGGCATTCTCGAGGCGATCGGCAATACGCCGCTCATCAAGCTCAATCGCGCGTCCGAAGAGACGGGCTGCACCATTCTCGGCAAGGCCGAGTTCATGAACCCGGGCCAGTCGGTCAAGGACCGCGCGGCGCTCTTCATCGTTCGCGACGCCTTGGACTCGGGCAAACTAAAGCCCGGTGGAACGGTGGTCGAAGGGACGGCCGGCAATACGGGTATCGGTCTGACCCTCGTCGGCAATGCCCTCGGGCTCAGGACGGTCATCGTTATCCCTGAGACCCAGTCGGACGAGAAAAAGGACATGCTGCGGCTGGCAGGCGCTCAGCTCATCGAAGTGCCCGCGGTCCCCTACCGGAACGACAACAACTACGTGAAATACTCGGGCCGGCTCGCCGAGGCGCTCGCCAAGACGGAGCCCAACGGGGCGATCTGGGCGAACCAGTTCGACAATGTGGCCAATCGCCAAGGTCATATCGAAACGACGGCTCAAGAGATCTGGCGCGACACGGACAGCAAGGTCGACGGGTTCATCTGCGCGGTCGGCACCGGCGGCACCCTCGCCGGGGTTTCCATGGGCCTGAAGGCGCATAACCCCGACATCACGATAGGGATCGCCGATCCGATGGGTGCGGCCCTCTACAATTACTACAAGCACGGCGAGCTGAAAGCCGAAGGCAGCTCCATCACCGAGGGGATCGGTCAGGGGCGCATCACGGCCAATCTCGAAGGCGCGACGGTCGACAAGGCCTTCCAGATTCCCGACGCGGAAGCGCTCGATGTGGTCTTCGGGCTTCTGAGCGAAGAAGGCCTCTGCCTCGGCGGATCCAGCGGCATCAACGTCGCCGGCGCTATTCGTCTTGCCAAGGAGCTTGGTCCGGGCCACACCATCGTCACGGTGCTCTGCGATTACGGCACAAGGTATCAAAGCAGGCTGTTCAATCCGGACTTCCTGCGGGAAAAGGGACTTCCGGTGCCCTCCTGGCTCGCCGAGCCGGGACCGTCGGCACCGAGCGTATTTGTTTAG
- the tig gene encoding trigger factor, giving the protein MNVTETNAEGLRRELKVVVGADELEEKLSSRLEELKSKARIKGFRPGHVPKEHLRKVYGRSVMAEVVQQAVQETSQKAITEREERPAFQPQVKLPEDEAEINQIFDGKGDLAYTMTFEVLPTVEIMDLGTIALERPTAPVSDKEIDEAIDRIIATNPTFTPKDGPSEKGDRVTIDFVGKLDGEAFEGGTANDAPITLGAGGFIPGFEEGLEGVSTGEEKVIEATFPEAYGEPKLAGKTVQFEVTVKEVAAPQAPTLDDEFAKSLGAESVAQMRETVKGRLEFDRNMASRLKVKRALLDALNEGHSFELPPTLVENEFKAIWDQVLHDQEHSKKTFEDEGTTEEKAKEEYQDIAARRVRLGLLLSEIGSRNEITVSDDEVNKALIERIRQFPGQERQVYDFYRNTPEALAELRAPIFEDKVVDYILELAKVTDKNVSLEELYKDLDDGQGHDHDHEHDHDHDHDHDH; this is encoded by the coding sequence ATGAACGTCACGGAGACGAATGCAGAGGGCCTGCGCCGCGAACTGAAAGTCGTGGTCGGAGCCGACGAACTCGAAGAGAAACTCTCCTCGCGCCTCGAGGAACTGAAGTCGAAGGCGCGTATCAAGGGCTTCCGCCCCGGTCACGTGCCGAAGGAGCACTTGCGCAAGGTCTATGGCCGCTCGGTCATGGCGGAGGTCGTGCAGCAGGCCGTCCAGGAGACGAGCCAGAAGGCGATTACAGAGCGGGAAGAGCGCCCTGCGTTCCAGCCGCAGGTCAAGCTCCCCGAGGACGAGGCGGAGATCAATCAGATCTTCGACGGCAAGGGCGACCTGGCCTACACGATGACGTTCGAGGTCCTGCCGACGGTCGAGATCATGGATCTCGGCACCATCGCGCTCGAGCGGCCCACCGCGCCGGTCTCCGACAAGGAGATCGACGAGGCGATCGACCGCATCATCGCGACCAACCCGACCTTCACGCCGAAAGACGGCCCGTCCGAGAAGGGCGATCGCGTCACGATCGACTTCGTCGGCAAGCTCGACGGCGAGGCGTTCGAAGGCGGCACCGCCAATGACGCCCCGATCACGCTTGGCGCCGGCGGTTTCATCCCTGGCTTCGAGGAAGGCTTGGAAGGCGTTTCGACCGGCGAGGAGAAGGTCATCGAGGCGACATTCCCGGAAGCCTATGGCGAGCCCAAGCTAGCGGGAAAGACCGTGCAGTTCGAAGTGACGGTCAAGGAAGTGGCCGCGCCGCAGGCGCCGACCCTCGACGATGAGTTCGCCAAGAGCCTAGGCGCGGAGTCCGTCGCTCAAATGCGCGAGACCGTGAAGGGGCGCTTGGAGTTTGACCGCAACATGGCCTCCCGCCTCAAGGTGAAGCGGGCACTGCTGGACGCGCTCAACGAGGGGCACAGCTTCGAGCTGCCGCCCACCCTCGTCGAGAACGAGTTCAAGGCCATCTGGGATCAGGTGCTCCACGATCAGGAGCATTCGAAGAAGACTTTCGAGGACGAGGGCACGACCGAGGAGAAGGCCAAGGAAGAGTATCAGGACATCGCCGCGCGGCGCGTCCGGCTCGGTCTGCTGCTGTCGGAGATCGGATCGCGCAACGAGATCACGGTCTCGGACGACGAGGTGAACAAGGCTCTCATCGAGCGCATCCGTCAGTTCCCCGGACAGGAGCGGCAGGTCTACGACTTCTATCGCAACACGCCGGAGGCTCTGGCGGAGCTCCGGGCCCCGATCTTCGAAGACAAGGTTGTGGACTACATCCTCGAGCTGGCGAAGGTGACCGACAAGAACGTGAGCCTCGAGGAGCTCTACAAAGACCTGGACGACGGCCAAGGCCATGATCATGACCACGAGCATGATCACGACCATGACCATGATCACGACCACTAA
- a CDS encoding SMP-30/gluconolactonase/LRE family protein, giving the protein MSGNESAGRARAPRPVLNVFAGLVMLLACAETASAETPVLAWEAKGLAQPESVLHDPVTDVLFVTNINGPVMAKDGNGFISRIKPDGTILERNWAKGFNSPTGMGLHDRTLYVADVDTLVAVGAASGSIKKKYKADGAIFLNDVVVADDGTVYVSDTPMNTIWRLKDGVFEPWLTDDTLNGPNGLLLEDGKLINASLGRLKSVGQKQEIAGLFAIDVEDKSITPLGKPIGNLDGIDELKAGTYLVSDWADGALYKVDVKGKTAKADQLLDLNQGSADLIFLADKQLVLIPMMLDNTLAAYKLGGAKPN; this is encoded by the coding sequence ATGAGCGGCAACGAGAGCGCCGGAAGGGCGAGGGCGCCCCGGCCGGTCCTGAATGTTTTTGCTGGTCTCGTGATGCTGCTGGCGTGCGCCGAAACGGCGTCCGCCGAGACACCCGTCCTTGCCTGGGAAGCCAAAGGCCTCGCGCAGCCCGAGTCCGTCCTGCACGATCCTGTCACGGATGTATTGTTCGTGACCAACATCAACGGTCCGGTCATGGCCAAGGACGGCAACGGCTTCATCTCCCGTATCAAGCCGGACGGCACGATCCTCGAACGGAACTGGGCCAAGGGCTTCAACTCGCCCACCGGCATGGGTCTGCATGACCGGACCCTGTACGTGGCCGACGTGGACACGCTGGTGGCGGTCGGTGCCGCTTCGGGAAGCATCAAGAAGAAGTACAAGGCCGACGGCGCGATCTTCCTCAACGACGTGGTCGTCGCTGACGACGGTACCGTCTATGTCTCGGACACGCCGATGAACACGATCTGGCGGCTCAAGGACGGCGTATTCGAGCCCTGGCTGACCGACGACACGCTTAACGGTCCCAACGGCCTCCTGCTGGAAGACGGCAAGCTGATCAACGCCTCGCTGGGACGGCTCAAGAGCGTGGGCCAGAAGCAGGAAATCGCCGGCCTCTTCGCGATCGACGTCGAGGACAAGTCCATCACGCCGCTCGGAAAGCCCATCGGAAATCTCGACGGCATCGACGAGCTCAAGGCCGGGACCTACCTCGTCAGCGATTGGGCCGATGGTGCCCTGTACAAGGTCGATGTGAAAGGCAAGACGGCCAAGGCCGATCAGCTGCTCGATCTCAATCAGGGCAGCGCCGATCTGATCTTTTTGGCGGATAAACAGCTCGTTCTCATTCCGATGATGTTGGACAACACTTTGGCTGCCTATAAGCTCGGCGGCGCAAAGCCCAACTAG